From the Penaeus chinensis breed Huanghai No. 1 chromosome 28, ASM1920278v2, whole genome shotgun sequence genome, one window contains:
- the LOC125039813 gene encoding uncharacterized protein LOC125039813, with protein sequence MLLGVAILAAAIVSFPPAARAEANVGVPIYTPTLTALPPTLGVLQEAIQHEARHFSTVDICGEAVCDQMVRQANGLARLKTIRRYIVEAISMMDSLVTALDAELVVAGETMTRALGNRCRAAHAVLNEVTKGPAEKDRLNGRSSAFIYGQDVFSRRS encoded by the exons ATGTTGCTGGGAGTGGCCATTCTAGCGGCGGCGATCGTATCCTTCCCCCCAGCGGCACGGGCGGAGGCGAACGTGGGCGTCCCCATTTACACGCCCACACTGACCGCCTTGCCACCGACTCTGGGCGTGTTGCAGGAAGCGATCCAGCACGAGGCCCGTCACTTCAGCACCGTGGATATCTGTGGCGAGGCCGTTTGTGACCAGATGGTGAGGCAGGCGAACGGACTCGCGAGACTCAAGACCATCAGGAGATATATCGTGGAAGCT atTAGCATGATGGACAGCCTGGTGACCGCGCTGGACGCAGAGCTGGTGGTCGCAGGGGAGACAATGACGAGGGCGCTGGGAAACAGGTGTCGCGCCGCCCACGCCGTTCTCAACGAGGTCACAAAG GGCCCCGCCGAGAAGGATCGTCTGAACGGCAGGAGCAGCGCCTTCATCTACGGCCAAGATGTCTTCTCTCGCCGCTCCTGA